In Procambarus clarkii isolate CNS0578487 chromosome 5, FALCON_Pclarkii_2.0, whole genome shotgun sequence, the following are encoded in one genomic region:
- the LOC138352364 gene encoding uncharacterized protein isoform X1, with translation MLSMYGVSCIRVGAVSLFEEVISTGSSSYKTLAHMDHPGTSNGLQGKFMRRCTNCTQCVHVRSNVCKFCQCDFRNSRELMKKEEESCFLLKGKKALERNTASRVLRRIENQLTYLRGCEYESIVIYYKKGPARVTHGILPKNTIQEEDKKIFTTNFFLY, from the exons atgttgtcaatgtacggagtgtcttgtatccgtgTGGGAGCTGTtagtctctttgaagaagtcatctcgacaggatcttccagctatAAAACTTTAGCACACATGGATCATCCTGGTACATCAAACG gtcttcagggaaaattcatgaggagatgcacaaactgcacacaatgtgtgcatgtccgaagcaatgtttgcaagttctgccagtgcgacttccgaaacagtagagaattaatgaagaaagaagaggaatcctgttttctacttaaaggcaagaaggctttagaacgaaatacagcaagccgggttctacgaaggattgaaaatcag cTAACATATCTGCGTGGCTGTGAGTATGAATCAATCGTTATCTATTACAAAAAAGGACCAGCACGGGTGACACATGGTATCCTACCAAAAAACACAATAcaagaagaggacaagaagatcttcaccactaacttctttttgt
- the LOC138352364 gene encoding uncharacterized protein isoform X2, translating into MLSMYGVSCIRVGAVSLFEEVISTGSSSYKTLAHMDHPGTSNGLQGKFMRRCTNCTQCVHVRSNVCKFCQCDFRNSRELMKKEEESCFLLKGKKALERNTASRVLRRIENQLTYLRGCEYESIVIYYKKGPARVTHGILPKNTIQEEDKKIFTTNFFL; encoded by the exons atgttgtcaatgtacggagtgtcttgtatccgtgTGGGAGCTGTtagtctctttgaagaagtcatctcgacaggatcttccagctatAAAACTTTAGCACACATGGATCATCCTGGTACATCAAACG gtcttcagggaaaattcatgaggagatgcacaaactgcacacaatgtgtgcatgtccgaagcaatgtttgcaagttctgccagtgcgacttccgaaacagtagagaattaatgaagaaagaagaggaatcctgttttctacttaaaggcaagaaggctttagaacgaaatacagcaagccgggttctacgaaggattgaaaatcag cTAACATATCTGCGTGGCTGTGAGTATGAATCAATCGTTATCTATTACAAAAAAGGACCAGCACGGGTGACACATGGTATCCTACCAAAAAACACAATAcaagaagaggacaagaagatcttcaccactaacttctttttgt ag